A section of the Mesobacillus jeotgali genome encodes:
- a CDS encoding H-type small acid-soluble spore protein has protein sequence MDLQRVKEILSAEDEISVHYHGVPIWIESIDSTSSMAVISARGTHEERQLVSIDGLVEK, from the coding sequence ATGGATTTGCAACGGGTAAAAGAAATCCTTTCTGCCGAAGATGAAATCTCCGTCCATTATCATGGAGTACCGATTTGGATTGAAAGCATCGATTCTACTTCAAGTATGGCGGTCATTTCGGCTAGAGGAACCCATGAGGAAAGACAGCTTGTTTCAATTGACGGGTTGGTTGAAAAATAA
- a CDS encoding GNAT family N-acetyltransferase has translation MKFEQSSQEKIQIEMGIMNSQPDYNLLSDSKRILDEKDLLAEHEEGKEFEKERYLIEVKGKYIGIIDFIMSNPRDGKPWLGLMIIHKDWSRKGLAEKALSMYEEMMMNRGITEVRLGCFTANKPGLSFWTKMGYQQIKRIQFRDKPLWIMEKKI, from the coding sequence ATGAAGTTTGAACAAAGCAGTCAGGAGAAGATTCAAATCGAGATGGGAATCATGAATTCCCAACCTGACTATAATTTGCTGTCGGATAGCAAGCGGATTTTGGATGAAAAGGATTTACTGGCGGAGCATGAGGAAGGGAAGGAATTCGAAAAAGAGCGTTATCTCATAGAAGTTAAAGGGAAATACATAGGAATCATTGATTTCATCATGAGTAATCCCAGAGATGGTAAACCCTGGCTTGGCTTAATGATTATACATAAAGACTGGAGCAGGAAGGGCCTGGCTGAAAAAGCACTGTCTATGTATGAAGAAATGATGATGAATCGAGGAATAACAGAAGTAAGATTGGGTTGTTTTACTGCTAATAAACCAGGATTGTCATTTTGGACAAAGATGGGATACCAGCAAATAAAGCGAATTCAATTCCGAGACAAGCCATTGTGGATAATGGAAAAGAAAATATAA
- a CDS encoding alkaline phosphatase family protein: protein MTTRIIKITILVILILSGISVTAAKAKNKSQVVLVSFDGMRNDLTRSYVKGGKLPNIKNVMNKGSMAKYATTVSPSLTAPSHAAIATGATPLKTSIVSNVWQEKDAAMTNKKDAFLSKLEVDPLWVAARKQGKTTATVAFAGANPATGKQADYTIYYGDTWSPSNQEKLKFTEASGWTNPPKSYSGLKESFFQIKVENAKNQTIHVLAFDSSDDHKENYDSFIVTDNKAKTQKSVKPNGWGSLELKVQEEKTAGFWFKFALTDASLEEDTFMYRTAVTSGLIDGPNGFSKDIRDRYGFFPPQQDDIALEKGWISRKEYEAISERFANWVTDVSLYIKKEYHPDLLMFYAPQIDHQEHKYLLTDPRQPGFTKKKSDEYAEYIQWAYKTADKTVGKTVKALDENDYLFIVSDHGMEPAHSALEPNKILKDNGLLKLDSEGKIDYEKSKAIAIPSGSAAHVYINLESREKYGIVPAEEYDQVRKQIIEAFKKVEVNRNDNGPVIKYHLKEIWNSTVNLSFNGLKETSQSLIGYLTNAKVHPYEEIKQIPQQGVSREQNAGDVLLMAAPGYIMGQGVSEMVKPAPEYGTHGGNPDREKLKAVFMGMGPDISRGKQIDPITNLDIAPTIYDLLDLETPSYVEGESIKELTRK, encoded by the coding sequence ATGACAACAAGAATAATTAAAATCACCATATTAGTAATACTTATTTTATCAGGTATCAGCGTGACAGCAGCTAAAGCAAAAAACAAGAGTCAGGTAGTACTGGTCTCGTTTGATGGCATGAGAAACGACCTGACCCGCAGCTATGTTAAGGGTGGGAAACTGCCTAATATAAAAAATGTGATGAACAAAGGAAGTATGGCGAAGTATGCTACAACAGTAAGCCCTTCTCTTACTGCTCCGTCACATGCCGCGATTGCGACTGGGGCTACACCTCTTAAAACATCAATCGTCAGCAATGTGTGGCAAGAGAAGGATGCAGCCATGACAAACAAGAAGGATGCTTTTTTAAGTAAGTTGGAAGTAGATCCTTTATGGGTAGCAGCCAGGAAGCAAGGGAAAACAACAGCAACAGTGGCCTTTGCTGGCGCCAATCCAGCAACAGGTAAACAAGCTGATTACACTATTTACTATGGAGATACATGGTCACCAAGCAATCAGGAAAAACTCAAATTCACCGAAGCTTCCGGATGGACAAATCCACCAAAAAGTTATAGCGGTTTAAAAGAATCATTTTTCCAAATTAAAGTAGAAAATGCAAAAAACCAAACTATACATGTGCTGGCATTTGATTCCTCTGATGATCACAAAGAGAATTATGACTCTTTTATTGTCACTGATAATAAGGCTAAAACACAGAAATCCGTAAAGCCAAATGGCTGGGGTTCCCTAGAATTAAAGGTACAGGAAGAAAAGACAGCAGGTTTTTGGTTCAAGTTCGCATTAACCGATGCAAGTTTAGAAGAGGATACCTTTATGTACCGTACTGCGGTCACTTCAGGTTTAATTGATGGACCTAATGGTTTTTCAAAAGATATCAGGGACAGGTACGGCTTCTTCCCTCCACAGCAAGATGACATTGCACTAGAAAAAGGCTGGATATCAAGAAAGGAATATGAAGCAATATCAGAAAGATTTGCAAACTGGGTTACAGATGTATCATTGTATATTAAAAAAGAATATCATCCAGATTTGTTGATGTTTTACGCACCTCAAATAGATCATCAAGAGCATAAGTATTTGCTGACAGACCCAAGACAGCCTGGCTTTACAAAGAAAAAATCGGACGAGTATGCGGAGTACATTCAATGGGCTTATAAGACTGCTGACAAAACGGTAGGTAAAACAGTCAAAGCATTGGATGAAAATGATTACCTGTTTATCGTTTCCGACCACGGAATGGAGCCGGCGCATTCGGCGCTCGAGCCTAATAAAATATTAAAGGATAATGGACTTCTCAAACTTGATTCTGAAGGTAAAATCGATTATGAGAAATCCAAGGCAATAGCAATTCCTAGTGGATCCGCTGCTCATGTATATATTAACCTGGAATCAAGAGAAAAGTATGGAATCGTACCTGCTGAGGAATATGATCAGGTGCGAAAACAAATCATTGAAGCTTTCAAAAAAGTAGAGGTAAACAGGAATGACAACGGACCGGTCATAAAGTATCACCTAAAGGAAATTTGGAACAGTACCGTGAACCTATCTTTTAATGGATTGAAAGAAACGTCTCAAAGTTTGATTGGCTATCTTACAAATGCGAAGGTACACCCCTATGAGGAGATAAAGCAAATTCCCCAACAAGGGGTATCAAGGGAACAGAATGCGGGGGATGTCCTGTTAATGGCCGCTCCAGGTTATATTATGGGACAGGGTGTATCGGAAATGGTCAAACCGGCACCTGAATACGGAACTCATGGTGGAAATCCTGACCGGGAGAAACTGAAGGCCGTCTTCATGGGCATGGGCCCGGATATCAGCCGCGGTAAGCAAATAGATCCAATCACCAATTTAGATATCGCTCCGACAATTTATGATCTGCTTGATTTGGAAACTCCGTCTTATGTTGAAGGCGAAAGCATAAAGGAACTTACTCGAAAATAG
- a CDS encoding YdhK family protein, producing MKRQHKWGMILVSIATAMTLTACTGGQDKSGTADHSAHEQMEHSGSGELPKGLKEASNPKYKVGSKAIITNDHMPGMEGAEATIVGAYDTVVYALSYDPTDGGERVENHKWVIHEELLEPGEKPLKPGDEATINTEHMAGMKGAKAVIDSAEKMTVYMVDFKPTDGSEKVTNHQWVTEDELKPVE from the coding sequence ATGAAACGACAACACAAATGGGGAATGATTCTAGTTTCGATTGCCACAGCAATGACTTTAACAGCTTGCACAGGCGGACAAGACAAATCTGGTACCGCCGATCATAGTGCACACGAACAAATGGAGCATTCTGGTTCAGGTGAGCTGCCAAAAGGTCTGAAAGAAGCGTCCAATCCAAAATACAAAGTAGGCAGCAAAGCGATAATTACGAATGATCACATGCCTGGCATGGAAGGTGCGGAGGCAACAATTGTTGGCGCCTATGATACTGTGGTTTATGCATTATCCTATGACCCTACTGATGGGGGAGAGCGTGTGGAAAACCACAAGTGGGTAATCCATGAAGAACTTTTGGAACCAGGAGAAAAACCCTTGAAGCCAGGTGATGAAGCTACCATCAATACAGAACATATGGCAGGAATGAAAGGGGCAAAAGCAGTAATCGATTCAGCAGAGAAAATGACCGTTTATATGGTTGATTTCAAACCAACCGATGGTTCTGAAAAAGTAACAAACCACCAATGGGTAACAGAAGACGAATTAAAACCTGTCGAATAA